GCTCTATACGATCCTAAAAACGGTAGATATACTCAAGATATGTTAGGTATTATGACGTATCTTATAAATACTCGTGGAGATCAGGGGTTAAATGTAAAAGGTAGTCCTACATTTGCTAAAGCAATGCTTTCGTTTACGCAAAGTGTAGATAGTAAAAAATATCAAAATATTTTAGAATCTGGAGATTTAACGGCTTTTGGTAATAATGCTAAAGAAGTTGCTTATATTTTTGACGATTTACGAGGAGCTTATGAAGAAATTTCTAGAAGTAAAACTTCAGATGGTTCTTTGTCCGCTTATAATATTCTTACAACAAATAGAGATAGTATAAGACCTACAGTAAATAACGAAAAGAATAACAAAGAAGAAAAATTAGATCTATCTATTAGATATATTGATCAAATATGGCTAAAGATGTTTTTAAAATAATGGAAAGAAAAGCTAGAGAAAGAACTGGAAAAACAAATTTTTATGGATACAATCCTAATGAACTACCAAGAAGTAATGGTTTACTGTGGTAATATATGAAAATTGGATACTTTTCCTAAAACATAAAATAAAAGGTAAAAAAGAAAAATTCCATAAATATATGGTATTCTCTTTTTTACTTTATCTACTATATTTTTGTTTTCTTGTATACTTAAATAAGCAATACACCAAATTATAAAAAATAATGGAGATAAAAGTATAAGCTCTCATTTAAATAAAGGCTCAATTAAACTTAAGCGGATTTTCTCTTATCAATTTCAACAGTTTCTGATATAGGTTTTTCTGTATAGTTTTAGTATTATATCTAAATCAACACTCTTTAAGATGAAGTAAGCAATTCTCTTTCTTTATCCCTTTAAATTTAGATAATCTGTGTTTTAGCATATCCCCAGAAATTCTCAATGCCGTTTATGTGGTTTTTAACGTTTGCGTCTTGCAAAGTAGCAAGCGTAGCGTAGCTAAAACTCATTCTTTGAATGCTTACTCTATAGTGAGCTTTAGCTCCGTAATCTACCAAACCGTCATAGGTCTTCCAACAATCAGAGTAAATAACGCTCTCGTCTAATTCACTCTTGTGCTTGCACTCTCTTTGAGAAACTCCGATAGTATGGGTATTAGTTCATTTGCAGAGCAATTTTTAACTATTTGAGTATAAACCCTACCGTCTCTTTTAAGCATTCCGTCTGTTTACAGCTATGAGCGTAGCGAAATAGAAATACCGGTGTTTTGTTTGCTGCACCTCTACCTCTTTTGCCTCTTACTCGTTTGGCTCCGTTCTGCTCTACTTCACTACGCTCGTAGCTTTTCAAGACGCAGTTATGAGCGAAGCGAAGTAAAAGTAACTTTCGTCTATTTCAAAGCGAAGCTTCTAGGCGAGCTTGCGAGCTGGAAATCTTACCGCTAAATTTACTTATTTTTTCACACTCTTTGGAGATTAGAATTCTTATTTCCCTAAAGATTTTACATAGGGTTACTTCAGAAATTTTAGTTAAATTTGATATCTTTGATGCTTCTATATCTTCTGTGAAGTACTTGAGAATTTCTCTAAATTTCTTCTCTGAAATTCTGGAACGAATTATATACTTATTTTTTAACTTCGCTACGCTTGTTACTTTTTAAGAACATAGTTCTCATCGTAACTTACTGCTCCTTTGTGTGAGCTTAAGTTAAAGAGAGTATTTTTATTTATAAAAGTTGCTTTTTGCTAATCCTTTTTTTGTCTATTCCCTTTATATCTCGATTAGTTTATGGTTTTGTTTTTTGCATAGACTAATACAATGAGTTGTGCCACCACTATCGTATCTCTTGTATGAGAACATTATATCCGTATTATCTAGCAGGGCTTGATTTCTAGCAAAATTACCACACCAGAAGCTTGCGCCGTTATAATTTTTCTTTATTTCAAGAATATCTTTTAGATTTTTATATTCTAAAATGTAGTCATATTGAACGGCTTGAGCTCTCATATTGCCATCTGCAGCTTTTAAATTTTTATGCCATTTTAATGAATTTGGCAAAACAAGCACTATCGGGGCATTATGTTTAATTGCTATTAACGCGAATATTTCATCAACACCTCTTGCCATACCAGAATAAAATGTGTGAGATGCTAAGTCATTGTTAAAATACTCTAGTAAGAAATTTTCTATCTCAGAAAAAACTTTATTAAAACATTCGGCATCATATTCAGAACCGTCGCCTGAGTATTTTTTCTTGCAAGCTTTTTCAATCTTTATGTGTCCCGTGATGCCAATATGCATTTTAGATCCTTTTTTGTTGAATTTTACTACAAAAAGAATAGAAAGAAAGGTGCACAATAAAAATAAAAATTTTTATTGGAATAGAATCAGGCTTTTGGGATACAATAAGCGTGATGATTTGTCTAAGCCGCCTTTTTTATCATATGCGTTTACACATAAAATATAAAAATTAGCTTAAGCTAACTCATAATAAAGCTAGGCAAGTAAAGTTTCCAAATCAAACAGGATGGATCAGCACTATCATAAGCCCTTATAATATCCATTAATTTAAATTAATATAAATATAATTTTATACTATAATCAGTGAATAAGAGATCCAAACCGGAACTGGTTATGAGCTTGAAAAAGAATATGTAAGCTCTGATGAAGACACAGAAGATGATGGTTTTTCTGTATTATAAAATAATAACCTTTTTTTGTAATTCTTTTTTTTAGGTTACACGACCTAATTTGCGAGTCCAATGGACTCGCAAAATAATAACCTTTTTTTGCGATTCTTTCAAAATTCCACGACCTAAAATGAAAAAATGCAAAAAAAGATTTTTAATAGAGATGTTTTTTATTTTTGGAGACCTGGCGGATCTCCAAAATCTTTTACGCATGAGTAAGAGTTTTGTTTTTCTGAACGAAAAAACTTAAAGAAGTGATATTAGAGTAAGCTGCTTTTAATTTTGGCAACGCGTAAGTTCTAAAAATCAGGTCAAAATATAAGCTAATTTCAGCCTCATTGCCTAAATTATTAAACGACTGGTATTTATTCTTTTCTAGCATCAGAGCCAAAAGCCGCTCGTGATTTTTGAAATTATTTTTATTTATTATAAAATCATATTGCATATCTATCTAGCCTACGAACGGTTGTTTGATATATAAAAATTAACTTAAAAATAAAAAAATATTCGCCTAAAAAACGCTATACAAAGATAGTTCTAATAAAATATTAAGTTTAGAATTGAAATCGTTTTTTTTAAGGTTTATTTAATATTTGACTAATTGATATGTTCTAACTAAACATAATTTTATGTTTAGTTATGTAGAATGGGTACGTTACAATCACAAGAAGCGTATGCAAACAGGCTTTATGTAGTAATGCGGCAGGTATAAAAAATTTTAGACTACAAAAAGTTAAGGAAAATTATTAAGAATACACAATATAAAGTATTTCTATAAACAAATTTTTGAAAAAAGAACGACTTAATTTGCACACAAAATAAAATTATAGGCTTGAATTCGGATATTTTTGAGACATTTCGTTAAAAAAAGAAGATATCAAATAGTAAAAATTTAATATTAAAATCATATCTTAACAATAAACACGAAACAGAAAAGGAATAAATAATGGCTTACCCGTTACTAGGTACGAAAATAGTAATAGACGAAGAGAAGGTTTTGCGAGAGAAAAAGTATAAGCTAGACGTAATATACGAATATTTAGACAAGCTTGCCGAGCAATGCAATTTGATTAGGATTGATAAAAACACTTTTCACGCGAAAGGCAATGAAAAAGATTTGGAGAGTCTAGGAATATTTATGTGTATATATGCAGTAGAAAATGAATGGCTAACTAAAAATATAAAAGAATGGATTTGGATAGACGAGGCTGAGGGCAACGAAGATATGATGGTGAAATTTAAGAAAGAAAATATAGGAGTTTGGGAATGAGCGAGGAGAATTACGATAATGTGCGTAGAGCTATTAACTTTGATTTATCTACAAATGCCCTAGAGGAAATATTTGGCAAAGGAAATACCAAGAAACCATATTCTGACATAAAACACTTTATGGAAAAAAATGGTTTTGAACACAGCCAATATTCTGGCTATGTGTCAGTAGAGCCAAAGACCAAAGCCAATATTATAGGCAGCAAAGAGAACTAAAAAACATCAAGAGCGCGTATGACTTTTAAGGGTATATATTACGCGATTTTAATATCTTGCCTTCAAATCTTCTGATTTTTGACATCTGAGCTTTTAAAAATTTTAACCACAAATCAATCAAGAAATCAAATACTCTTTGGTTGCTGTATGATTTACAGAGAGATTGCACAATAAAAACTTATAGTTGCGTAACTATCGTACGAAAATCAGCAATAATATCACTGATATCGTAGTCGCTATTTGGTAGACAATGCATAGCCACCGAAGTAGTAACAGCTTAGACACATATCTAAATATATTTTTAAGTACTTTGTAGTTATTTCTTGGCTGTGTTTCAGTTGTGTTAAAAATTATGTTCCAGCTAATTTGCAGCTGCATATAGCTCTATTCTTTGATATTTTTGCTCTACACACGAATAGCACCAAAAAGTTTAGTAGGCTTTTTGTATAAAATGATTTTGCACTTTTTTTGTGCTTTTTTTGAAATTTTATCACATTTACCAAATATACCCATTAAGTTGCGATAATGGTTCTAAAAATAAACGAATTTAAAATTTATATCCACACTACCGCATAAGGCGAATTTATCATGATATAAAAAATATAAATTTAAATGCTGCCGATGAACAGGGGGCAATACTGAGATTTAACCCAGATACCGAAAGTAAAAATAACGATATTGTGGGTATTACTAACCATAACTAGACTGCTGCTATTTATATTACGTTTTGATTTTTTACATTTTTAGACACTAAACTAACCATCGAAAGCGCTATTTAATTAAAAATAACGCTCCTTCGTCTCTATACGAGATTCTTATAATATTATAAAGGATCGCTAGTAGGAGGTAATTGTTTTATATATAAATTGAAACTTAAAAATAAAATATTAATAGCCTAAAATCGGTTTTTGAGTGTATTATTTAAGCAAAACAGGCAGTTAAAGTGGAAGTTCGCTTTTTTTAAGGTTTGTTTTATTTTTCGACTAATGAATACATTCTAACTAAACATAGTTTTATATTCAGTTAAGTAGAATAGTCATATGAAAACCATAAAAGCCATACCTAAACATACTTTTTATGAGAAGCTTGCAGTCCGAAGAAAAAAAGAAAATTTAGATTACGACAAGTTAAAAGAAATTATCAAAAACACAAAACACATTTACCAAGATATTTCTGTGAGCGAGTTTTTAAAAGAGAATGACCTTGTTTGCATAGAAAAGAAAATCATAGATTTAAATTCGGATACTTTTTTAAGACGCCTATACCGATTAGCTTTTGAACACAATAGAAAAGGTCGTTTAAAGAATTGCGAAATTAGGCAAATGGCAGAGAACTTCTTTGGAGTAAAAATTGACACAAGGATAAATGAAAGATTGCTAAAAATCTTAAGATTTAAACATAGCACTATATATTGCCCTATGGTCAAAAGCGATTTTAAATACTATGGTTTTTTGGAAAAGGACGACATAGAACTTTCGTTTTTACTTGGCGAGATAGATAAAAAGACTTTTAATTACTACAAAAAATAATAAGGAGCTGAAAATAATATTGCAATATGGCGATAAAAAGTATAAAATAAAATCATGAAAGGAAAAACTATGGCTTACCCGTTACTAGGCACGAAAATAGTGATAGACGAAGAGAAGGTTTTGCGAGAGAAAAAGTATAAGCTAGACGTAATATACGAATATTTAGACAAGCTTGCCGAGCAGTGCAATTTGATTAGGATTGATAAAAACACTTTTCACGCGAAAGGGGATGAAAACGATTTATCAAATTTGGGTCTATTTATGTGTAGATACGCAGTAGAAAACGAGTGGCTAACCAAGAATATCAAAGAGTGGGTTTGCATTAGCGAACGATGTGGAAATGAGGATATGGTAGCAAGATTTAAAAAAGAGAAAATGGGAATTTGGGAGTGAATAGCAAAAATAGAGCTGTTCGTATGCCGACAAAAAATATCTACGCATCAGAAAAACTAACAGAATTTGACATTTAAAAAGTAGAAAATTTATGTCCAATTTTTATTCTATAATTTTATTAAATTTTTTAAGGAGTAAATATGGCATTGGCACTACCTACGATAGAGGAATATATAATACAAAGAGATAAGGAGTTTGGTTTTTGGTTAGTCTTTCATACTAGATACAATGATATATGTGCATTTGGAAAGCAATTAGAAAATGATCAATTTGATAATTTTGATAAAAAATACATAGATAATGAATCAAGAAACTATTTTTTAAATTTTATGAAAGAAAATTTTCCAAATATAAAATTAACCAATGTTTTTGATCTGGTTGATCCTGGCGTGTTGACCTATCCATATTTAGGTAGCATTGCAGTAGATTGTGTTCAAGGAGATGAGGCGTTTAATGCAATTAGCGCAATGTATGGCAATCCATTTGAAGCCCCTATTTCCAACAAGGCTGTTTTTTGGGTTATGAAATTAGAAGATGCCATTAAGTCGCATACAAAAAGGCAAGAAGCAATAGACGCCGCATTTGGAGATTTTTAAAAATATCTCAAATGCTTTTAATACACAAAAATATGTTAACGGCTAATATACATTTTATAAAAAACAAGGCATCTAAAAAGCATAAAGCCGTGCTAGATGCCCCTACCCTACTACTTTTATTCGCTTCATTCGCTTAGTTTTTTAGCTTGCTTTTGGACGCTTTTTTTAAATGCTCGTTCTACGCCCTTTTCTATCCACATTCTTACTAGTAAAGTTTTGCTATTTCCAATGATAATTGATTTATCTTGTAGCCTTAATATAATCTTATACATATGCACGAGTTGCGTGATACAATAAAGAAAAAACCGTCCCATGAGCCATTTTTCTGCCGCCAAGCAAAAATGTGCTCAGTAAAATTTTTTAGCTATGGATAGTCTCAATAAAGTAGTTTTAACTACTAACGAGCCACATAATATTTATTCCATCATAAGCAATAATCCATAAGCAAAATGGTAGAATAGCAAATAAACTATAAATATTAATCAATCATGCATGTGCAAGCAACTAAAAGGGATTGGAATATTTGCCGTTTTTTAATGAATTTATAGTATTTCATATAATTAATCAAATTTAACCACGCTTTAATTGAGCGATATGATTTAACTACATAACGGAGAAAAAGATGATAAACATTCGAAAACTAGAAAACGACCTCTGGGAGTCGGCGGACCTTTTACGCTCAGGCTCAAACCTCACATCATATCAATACTGTATGCCGGTACTTGGTCTTATCTTTTTGCGCTACGCGTATAGTAGATTTAAAATGGTAGAGGCTGAAATTTTAAAAGATCGCCCGTCTCGCGGCGGCAGAGTTATGCCTGTTGAGGCGAGCGACTTTGCGGCAAAGAGCGCACTCTATCTTCCAAAAGAAGCTCAGTATGACTATCTACTAAATTTACCTCAAGATATCTCATCGGCAAATCTTGTCAATAAAGACAACCACATCATGACTAGTCTAGGCGAAGTCGTAAACAACGCCATGTCCTTGATCGAAGATCAGAGCGAACAGCTCATCGGCGTACTACCAAAAAGCTATGCTGATTTTTCAGACGAAATTTTATCCGAGCTTTTGCGCATATTTAACAACTCAGCCCTTGATGAGATCGGCGGAGATATCATCGGTAGAATTTACGAGTACTTTTTAAATAAATTTGCCAAAAGCATAGCCTCTGATGATGGCGTTTTCTTTACTCCAAAGTCGCTTGTAAAGATGATCGTAAATATCATGGAACCAAAAAACGGCATACTCTTTGACCCAGCGTGCGGCTCTGGCGGTATGTTTATCCAGTCTGGGGATTTTGTAAATGCAGCAGGCATGAACGCAAATAGCATGATGACCTTTTACGGCCAAGAAAAGGTCGAGTACAACGCACAGCTTTGCTTGATGAACATGGCGGTGCACGGACTTACCGGCGTTATCAAGTCCGGAGATGAGGCAAACAGCTTTTATAGCGACGCTCACAACCTTGACGGCCGCTGCGACTACGTCATGGCAAACCCCCCCCCTTTTAACGTCGATAAAGTAAAGGCCGAGTCTTGCGAAAGCTCAAAACGCCTGCCTTTTGGCATGCCAAGCGTAAATAAAAACAAAGAGGTCGGAAACGCAAATTACCTTTGGATATCTTACTTTTATAGCTACCTAAACGAAAAAGGTCGTGCAGGCTTTGTTATGGCGTCTTCAGCCACGGATAGCGGCGGCAAAGATAAAGATATAAGAGAAAGTCTTGTAAAAACAGGCGATGTTGATGTGATGATCAGCGTAGGAAATAACTTCTTTTACACGCTCTCTCTGCCTTGCTCTCTTTGGTTTTTTGATAAAAACAAGTCAAATGAGACTAAAAACAAGGTGCTTTTTATCGACGCTAGAAACTACTACACCGCAGTTGATCGCACGCTAAACGAATGGTCTTACTGGCAGCTAAAAAACATCAATGCTATCGTATGGCTATACCGCGGCGAGATAGATAAGTATAGAGCCTTGCTTGATGAGTATAAAGTTGCTCTTGCAAGCACCAAGCCTTTTAGCGAACAAATTCATGAAATTTCACAAGAGATAAATTCTCTTAGAGCAAAAGCAAAAGAGGCGGTAGAGGCAGCCCCAAAACGAGAAAAGAAGAGAGTGCAAGAAGAGTATGACGCACAGCTTGCCAAATTTAGCGAAAAGCTCACGACAGCCAGAGAGGCAAACTGGCTCTATGAGAAATTTAAAGATGGCGTTTATCAAGATGTGCTTGGCCTTTGCAAGGTTGCCTATACTACCAAAGCAGCGCAAGGAGAAAATGAGGGCGTCAGCATAGAAGAAAAGGGCTGGTCGCTCACTCCTGGAGCCTATGTGGGCGTTGCGCCGATAGAAGATGACGGGGTAGATTTTGAGGAGCGTATGATAGAGATCCACCGTGAGCTTTTATCTTTACAGGCCGAGTCAAATTTACTCATGGATACCATCTCTCAAAATTTAAAGGAGATGGGGTTGTGAAGTGGGAAAAAGTAAGACTTGGAGATGTTGCAAAAGTATCATCAAGTAAAAGAATATTTGCAAGTCAGTATACAAAGTCAGGTGTTCCGTTTTATAGGCAAAAAGAAATAATAGATAAGAAAAATAAAAATGAAATAATTAACCCATTGTTTATCAGCTGGGAAACTTTTGATGACATTAAGAAAAAATTTGGAGCTCCCAATAAAAATGACTTATTAATTACGGCTGTAGGAGCAACCTTGGGTATTCCATATGTTGTTATTGATGAAATTTTCTACTTTAAAGATGGGAATTTAATATGGCTTAGTAACTTTGATGAGAGCATTAATTCTAAATATTTATACTATTGGATAAATTCTGATATTGGGCAAAAAACAATCTGGTCGCGAACAATAGGCTCAGCACAGCCAGCATTAACTATTGATATTTTAAAGCAACTTGAGATTCCAGTGCCTATATTTAATACACAATGCAAAATCGTTAAAATTTTATCTGCATATGACGATCTGATTGAAAGTAATCAAAAGCAGATTAATCTTCTTGAAGAGGCGGCGCAGCGTCTGTATAAAGAGTGGTTTGTTGATTTTCGCTTTCCAGGATATGAGAATGCCAAATTTATCGACGGCATCCCTGAGGGGTGGAGGAAGGAGCCTATTTGCAATATAGTCTCTTACGAAATAGGTGGAGGATGGGGCGAAGACTATTTAAAAGAACAAAACGATAAGCCAGCTTTTGTAATACGTGGAACTGATTTGCACGGAATAACACATGGAGACATATTGTCCATACCATATAGATACCATACACAAAGTAATTTAGCTTCCAGAATTTTACAAGATGGAGATATTGTATTTGAGGTATCTGGAGGCAGTAAAACAGAAGGTGTTGCAAGAACACTACTAATAAGAAAAGAATTGCTTGAAATATATGGTAGCCCAGTAATGTGTGCTAGTTTTTGTAAGCTAATAAGGCTTGTTGATAATTCGCTTTCTCAGTATATGTACAATACATTGCAATATTTACGTTTAAGTGGAAAAACAAGTGAATTTGATAAAAAAAGTGCCAGCAGTATTGTTAATTATCGTTGGAAAGACTTTTTGTCGCAGCAAGATGTATTAATCCCTACATTAACGATAATCGAAGCTTATAATAGATTGGCAGAATGCTATTACTACAAAATAATAAATCAATCAAAAATGATTGAGTGTTTAAAAAATGCTCGTGATCGCTTGTTACCAAAGCTTATGAGTGGTGAGATAGAAGTATAAGGAGATATCTATGAGTTATGATTATTCCGAAAATATTTTAGTGCAAGAGAGTGCTGGAAATTTACTCCATGACAAGCTAGGCTGGGATGTTAAATTTGCATATAACAGTGAAATTTTGG
Above is a window of Campylobacter showae DNA encoding:
- a CDS encoding restriction endonuclease subunit S; amino-acid sequence: MKWEKVRLGDVAKVSSSKRIFASQYTKSGVPFYRQKEIIDKKNKNEIINPLFISWETFDDIKKKFGAPNKNDLLITAVGATLGIPYVVIDEIFYFKDGNLIWLSNFDESINSKYLYYWINSDIGQKTIWSRTIGSAQPALTIDILKQLEIPVPIFNTQCKIVKILSAYDDLIESNQKQINLLEEAAQRLYKEWFVDFRFPGYENAKFIDGIPEGWRKEPICNIVSYEIGGGWGEDYLKEQNDKPAFVIRGTDLHGITHGDILSIPYRYHTQSNLASRILQDGDIVFEVSGGSKTEGVARTLLIRKELLEIYGSPVMCASFCKLIRLVDNSLSQYMYNTLQYLRLSGKTSEFDKKSASSIVNYRWKDFLSQQDVLIPTLTIIEAYNRLAECYYYKIINQSKMIECLKNARDRLLPKLMSGEIEV
- a CDS encoding HsdM family class I SAM-dependent methyltransferase — protein: MINIRKLENDLWESADLLRSGSNLTSYQYCMPVLGLIFLRYAYSRFKMVEAEILKDRPSRGGRVMPVEASDFAAKSALYLPKEAQYDYLLNLPQDISSANLVNKDNHIMTSLGEVVNNAMSLIEDQSEQLIGVLPKSYADFSDEILSELLRIFNNSALDEIGGDIIGRIYEYFLNKFAKSIASDDGVFFTPKSLVKMIVNIMEPKNGILFDPACGSGGMFIQSGDFVNAAGMNANSMMTFYGQEKVEYNAQLCLMNMAVHGLTGVIKSGDEANSFYSDAHNLDGRCDYVMANPPPFNVDKVKAESCESSKRLPFGMPSVNKNKEVGNANYLWISYFYSYLNEKGRAGFVMASSATDSGGKDKDIRESLVKTGDVDVMISVGNNFFYTLSLPCSLWFFDKNKSNETKNKVLFIDARNYYTAVDRTLNEWSYWQLKNINAIVWLYRGEIDKYRALLDEYKVALASTKPFSEQIHEISQEINSLRAKAKEAVEAAPKREKKRVQEEYDAQLAKFSEKLTTAREANWLYEKFKDGVYQDVLGLCKVAYTTKAAQGENEGVSIEEKGWSLTPGAYVGVAPIEDDGVDFEERMIEIHRELLSLQAESNLLMDTISQNLKEMGL